ATATTTCCTTGAGCAATTCCGGCTTCTGGCATGAGAGGTAAGAAAGCATTTCCTGGTAGTCGCCGTGTCCGCTGAACGATTCTATGCGAAATATCTCTGCACGCACCGGGTACCGGTTCCCGTGAATGGAGACTTCTTCGTCTCCCCTGAGAATGCGGGCACCTAAAGTCTGTGGTGCGCAATAGCCGACCACAAGAACAGAGTTTCGCGGATCAGAAATGGTATTGGCCAGATGATGTTTTACCCGTCCGGCTTCCATCATCCCTGAGGATGAAATTATGATGCAGGGCTCGGTACGGGTATTAAGAGCTTTGGATTCTTCCACCGACTGAATATAATGCAATGAACCGAATCCGAACGGGTCAGGGTCGGCGGCCAGAACCTTCCTGACCTCTTCATTAAAGCATTCCGGATGTAAGCGAAATACATCCGTTATG
The Bacteroidales bacterium genome window above contains:
- a CDS encoding MBL fold metallo-hydrolase, with product YGDRLHTPLEDSDEELLRVVKHTCTEKRGKLIIPSFAVGRTQEIVLSLNNLWNEGRLPRIDVFVDSPLAMNITDVFRLHPECFNEEVRKVLAADPDPFGFGSLHYIQSVEESKALNTRTEPCIIISSSGMMEAGRVKHHLANTISDPRNSVLVVGYCAPQTLGARILRGDEEVSIHGNRYPVRAEIFRIESFSGHGDYQEMLSYLSCQKPELLKEIFLVHGELHAQEFFKNQLERKGFRNILIPEQGTVFSI